A genome region from Manihot esculenta cultivar AM560-2 chromosome 5, M.esculenta_v8, whole genome shotgun sequence includes the following:
- the LOC110615129 gene encoding S-adenosylmethionine synthase 1, protein METFLFTSESVNEGHPDKLCDQISDAVLDACLEQDPDSKVACETCTKTNMVMVFGEITTKAKVDYEKIVRDTCRNIGFVSDDVGLDADKCKVLVNIEQQSPDIAQGVHGHFTKRPEEIGAGDQGHMFGYATDETPEYMPLSHVLATKLGARLTEVRKNGTCPWLRPDGKTQVTVEYYNDNGAMVPVRVHTVLISTQHDETVTNDEIAADLKEHVIKAVIPEKYLDEKTIFHLNPSGRFVIGGPHGDAGLTGRKIIIDTYGGWGAHGGGAFSGKDPTKVDRSGAYIVRQAAKSIVANGLARRCIVQVSYAIGVPEPLSVFVDTYGTGKIPDKEILKIVKENFDFRPGMMTINLDLKRGGNRFLKTAAYGHFGRDDPDFTWEVVKPLKWDKPQA, encoded by the coding sequence ATGGAGACTTTTCTGTTCACCTCTGAATCTGTGAACGAGGGCCACCCCGACAAACTCTGTGACCAGATCTCTGATGCGGTGCTAGATGCTTGTCTTGAGCAGGATCCTGACAGCAAGGTTGCCTGTGAAACATGCACCAAGACCAACATGGTCATGGTCTTTGGAGAGATTACCACCAAGGCCAAGGTTGATTATGAGAAGATAGTTCGTGACACATGTCGCAACATTGGATTTGTCTCAGATGATGTTGGTCTTGATGCTGACAAATGCAAGGTCCTAGTTAACATTGAGCAGCAGAGCCCTGATATTGCTCAGGGTGTCCATGGCCATTTCACCAAGCGTCCAGAAGAGATTGGTGCTGGTGACCAGGGCCATATGTTTGGTTATGCCACTGATGAGACGCCGGAGTATATGCCATTGAGCCATGTCCTGGCCACCAAGCTTGGAGCTCGCCTTACTGAGGTTAGGAAGAATGGCACCTGCCCATGGCTAAGACCTGATGGAAAGACTCAGGTAACTGTCGAGTACTACAATGACAATGGTGCAATGGTCCCAGTCCGTGTACACACTGTCCTCATCTCCACCCAGCACGATGAGACTGTCACAAATGATGAGATTGCCGCTGACCTCAAGGAACATGTCATCAAAGCTGTCATCCCTGAGAAGTACCTTGATGAGAAGACCATCTTCCACCTTAACCCATCTGGTCGTTTTGTCATTGGTGGTCCTCACGGTGATGCAGGACTAACTGGACGCAAGATCATTATTGACACCTATGGTGGCTGGGGGGCCCATGGTGGTGGTGCCTTTTCAGGAAAGGACCCAACCAAGGTGGACAGGAGCGGTGCTTATATTGTTAGGCAGGCAGCCAAGAGTATTGTAGCAAATGGTCTTGCTCGCCGGTGTATCGTGCAGGTTTCCTATGCCATTGGTGTTCCTGAGCCTTTGTCTGTCTTTGTGGACACCTATGGAACAGGAAAGATTCCTGACAAGGAGATTCTCAAGATTGTGAAAGAGAATTTTGACTTTAGACCTGGAATGATGACCATCAACCTAGACCTGAAGAGAGGAGGCAACAGGTTCTTGAAGACAGCTGCCTATGGACACTTTGGAAGAGATGACCCAGACTTCACCTGGGAGGTCGTCAAGCCCCTCAAGTGGGATAAGCCTCAGGCTTAA